A genomic window from Nodosilinea sp. FACHB-141 includes:
- a CDS encoding EAL domain-containing protein produces MTHPMIELPGYRLLDQLYVGVKSLVYRGRRLADGQMVVIKVLRSERPTPDELMQFRHQFAIARSLHAPNIVRPYELLPYRQSYALILEDFGGISLKQWVGQRRDEGKGKLELLEFLEIAQQLTDILKHLNDQGIIHKDIKPSNLLIHPETRQVKLTDFSLASRLPREAILGQRHSMLEGTLAYISPEQTGRINRGVDYRTDYYSLGITLYELLTGRVPFTADTLMGLVYCHIAKAPPPIASVNPSVPAVVAAIVSRLMAKNPEDRYQSAAGLHHDLTRCRHQLEQTGHIVAFVLGQRDRSRRFLIPEKLYGRGEAVAAVLAAFERVSTAEVTGSELVLVAGYSGVGKTAVVNEVQRPIARQQGYFIQGKFDQFKRNTPFAGFLTALQGLMQQLLSEPEAQLQAWRTGILAALGANGQLLIDVIPGLEQIIGPQPPVVELSGQAAQHRFNQLFQNFVQVFAAPQHPLVMFLDDLQWADLASLQLMNLLIGDLQCPHLLLIGAYRDNEVSPAHPLMLTLDILRQSGTTINTITLEPLSAASINQLVADTLVCPVLLAQPLADLVYQKTGGNPFFATQFLQVLYQEGTIVFDPVQGAWQCDLGQARRAAINEDVVAFMAQQLQKLGPSTQAMLKLAACIGNPFNLGTLALVSELPETDVAIALWSALELGLVLPQSEIYTLLEPEGSLEPALLPLDRPELSYRFLHDRIQQAAYSLIPTDQRSQTHLTIGQLLWHKSSPAQREEQLFTIVNHLNEGQALLIAAEREQLAQLNLQAGRRAKTATAYSAALDYLRQGIALLPANTWGQQYDLTLALHQEITEVAYLCTDFEQVEYWAGLTVRHAYNLLDQLPVYEMRLLADRAQGNYLAAVRTGLQVLRILGVDFAEQPTPAEVQQALADTRQLWAGQDPLSLLALPKMAAGQRLAAMQIMTKLTAPTYRALPALMPLLMAKQVEFSIRFGNSPISIFAYAGYGMALCTMGEIKLGYGFGQLALRLLEQLGATTSESRAGYLVHNFICHWRDPLRQSLPAFVQAYQSGLATGDLECVVLNAQAYGHYAYFAGQPLEDLAAEMAAYRQTLRQLKQVSLKCLEIVQQTVLNLLGEGESPWCLSGSVYEAETSVRFHLEHSDRTSLFHYHFNQTVLYYLFGQIEQAAQQSDQVATYLDGGRAQFSFALYAFYDALIQLALWDQPADQAAADQPVRWQRIQQQQEKLAQWADSAPSNHRHRWQLVEAEIARVEGRYLEAMEAYDGAIATAKTHGFIQDEGLANELAARFYLAWGRANLAQPYLRAAYQAYAHWGAKAKTQQLEALYPEALQATAGLPAPGVLSASDEISSCTSDTAALDLAAVVQASLAISQELRPDQLIVTLMQLVLENAGAERGALVLRQADQLVVVAHCLSGETCRVDLVPLQTSRHLPVSLIHFVDRTAAPLVIDDMRVEPRFAADPYLVQHSPKSVLGLPLIQKNQAMGVLYLENTLTTGAFTRDRIQVLDILCAQAAISFENANLYQNLELSNRTLQQSLENLQKTQTQLIQATDKLQHNALYDGLTNLPNRACFLNLLKHAIQISAQYPERLYAVLFMDLDRFKNINDSLGHLVGDEFLKLASQRLQHCVGAAVVARFGGDEFAILLENLVHPDDALAIAQRIQDQFSLAFRVSDYEVFSTASTGITYSTLNYQVATHVLRDADIALYQAKAKGRNQYVVFDPAMQTQITQRLQLESDLRRAIEAQEFCLYYQPIVSLATGQVRGFEALVRWQHPIRGLISPLEFIPVAEETGLIGPIGWWVLETACQQLMHWQAASPGVLLTMNVNLSAMQLKQPELIERLEVVLQATQIPRQCIKLEITESCILDTFTCEAQSLKRLKALGVRLCIDDFGTGYSSLSRLHEFPIDTLKIDRSFVQRLSPTGPDAQTSLETVQMILTLAQSLNIDVVAEGIETATELDILKALGCESGQGYWFAPPLATASAAQWLHLAKGE; encoded by the coding sequence TTGACTCATCCGATGATTGAGCTGCCTGGATACCGACTCTTAGATCAGCTATACGTCGGGGTTAAGAGTCTAGTCTACCGTGGGCGTCGTCTGGCCGATGGCCAGATGGTGGTGATCAAGGTGTTGCGCAGCGAGCGGCCAACGCCAGATGAGCTGATGCAGTTTCGGCATCAGTTTGCGATCGCCCGCAGCCTGCATGCGCCTAACATCGTGCGGCCCTACGAGCTGCTGCCCTACCGTCAGAGCTACGCGCTGATTTTAGAAGATTTTGGCGGCATTTCCCTCAAGCAGTGGGTGGGGCAACGCCGGGACGAGGGCAAGGGCAAACTGGAGCTACTGGAGTTTCTCGAAATTGCCCAGCAGCTCACCGATATCCTGAAGCATCTGAACGACCAGGGCATCATTCACAAAGACATTAAACCCAGCAATCTGCTGATCCATCCCGAAACCCGCCAGGTGAAGTTGACCGACTTTAGCCTCGCTTCGCGCCTGCCGCGCGAGGCGATTTTGGGGCAGCGCCACAGCATGTTAGAGGGCACCCTGGCCTACATTTCGCCCGAGCAGACCGGGCGCATTAATCGCGGCGTTGACTACCGCACCGACTACTATTCCCTCGGCATTACCCTCTACGAACTGCTAACCGGGCGGGTGCCCTTTACCGCCGATACTCTGATGGGCCTGGTGTATTGCCACATCGCTAAGGCACCGCCGCCGATCGCCAGCGTGAACCCGAGCGTACCGGCGGTGGTGGCGGCCATAGTTAGCCGACTGATGGCAAAAAATCCGGAGGATCGCTATCAGAGCGCAGCGGGCCTACACCACGACCTCACACGGTGCCGCCACCAGCTAGAGCAGACAGGGCACATTGTCGCTTTTGTGCTCGGGCAGCGCGATCGCAGCCGTCGTTTTCTAATTCCCGAAAAGCTCTACGGCCGGGGGGAAGCGGTGGCGGCGGTGCTGGCCGCCTTTGAGCGCGTCAGCACGGCTGAAGTGACCGGTAGCGAGCTGGTGCTGGTCGCGGGCTACTCGGGGGTGGGCAAAACGGCGGTGGTCAATGAAGTGCAGCGGCCGATCGCCCGCCAGCAGGGCTACTTCATTCAGGGCAAGTTTGATCAGTTTAAGCGCAACACCCCCTTTGCCGGCTTCTTGACCGCCCTGCAAGGGCTGATGCAGCAGTTGCTCAGCGAACCTGAGGCCCAGCTTCAGGCCTGGCGCACCGGCATTTTGGCCGCCCTAGGTGCCAACGGCCAGCTGCTAATTGACGTCATTCCTGGGCTAGAGCAGATCATCGGGCCCCAGCCGCCCGTGGTAGAACTCTCCGGCCAGGCGGCGCAGCATCGCTTTAACCAGCTATTTCAGAACTTTGTTCAGGTGTTCGCCGCGCCCCAGCATCCCCTGGTGATGTTTTTAGACGATTTGCAGTGGGCCGACCTGGCCTCGCTCCAGCTAATGAACCTGCTGATCGGCGACCTCCAGTGCCCGCACCTGCTGCTGATTGGGGCTTACCGCGACAACGAGGTGAGCCCGGCCCACCCGCTGATGCTGACCCTAGACATCCTGCGCCAGAGCGGGACCACCATCAATACCATTACCCTGGAGCCGTTATCGGCCGCCAGCATCAACCAGCTGGTGGCTGACACCCTGGTCTGCCCAGTGCTTTTGGCCCAGCCCTTGGCCGATTTGGTCTACCAAAAGACTGGCGGCAACCCGTTTTTTGCCACCCAGTTTTTGCAGGTTCTGTATCAGGAAGGCACCATCGTTTTTGACCCGGTGCAGGGAGCCTGGCAGTGCGATCTGGGGCAGGCCCGCCGCGCGGCCATAAACGAGGATGTGGTGGCGTTTATGGCCCAGCAGCTGCAAAAGCTGGGGCCTTCTACCCAGGCCATGCTGAAGCTGGCGGCCTGCATCGGCAACCCGTTTAATTTGGGTACGCTGGCGCTGGTGTCGGAGCTGCCCGAAACTGACGTGGCGATCGCCCTCTGGAGCGCTTTAGAACTGGGGCTAGTGCTGCCCCAAAGCGAGATCTACACCCTGCTAGAGCCAGAAGGTAGCCTAGAGCCGGCCCTGCTGCCCTTAGACAGACCAGAGCTAAGCTACCGGTTTCTGCACGATCGCATTCAGCAGGCTGCCTATTCGCTGATTCCAACCGACCAGCGCTCCCAGACCCACCTCACCATCGGCCAGCTGCTGTGGCACAAATCGTCCCCGGCCCAGCGCGAGGAGCAGCTGTTTACCATCGTCAACCACCTCAACGAGGGGCAGGCGCTGCTGATCGCCGCCGAACGGGAACAGCTAGCTCAGCTCAATTTGCAGGCGGGCCGCAGGGCTAAAACGGCCACAGCCTACTCGGCAGCGCTGGACTATCTGCGTCAGGGCATCGCCCTACTGCCGGCTAACACCTGGGGGCAGCAGTATGACTTGACCCTGGCCCTGCACCAAGAGATTACCGAAGTCGCCTACCTCTGCACCGACTTTGAGCAGGTGGAGTATTGGGCTGGCCTCACCGTCCGCCACGCCTATAACCTGCTCGATCAGCTGCCCGTTTATGAGATGCGGCTGCTGGCCGATCGCGCCCAGGGTAATTACCTGGCTGCGGTGCGCACCGGGCTGCAGGTGCTGCGCATCTTGGGAGTTGACTTTGCAGAACAGCCCACTCCGGCTGAGGTGCAGCAGGCCCTAGCCGATACGCGTCAGCTTTGGGCTGGGCAAGACCCCCTCAGCCTGCTGGCCCTGCCCAAGATGGCGGCGGGCCAGCGGCTGGCGGCCATGCAGATTATGACCAAGCTCACCGCTCCAACCTATCGGGCGCTACCGGCCCTGATGCCCCTGCTGATGGCCAAGCAGGTCGAGTTTTCCATTCGCTTTGGCAATAGCCCGATCTCAATTTTTGCCTACGCGGGCTATGGCATGGCGCTGTGTACCATGGGCGAAATCAAGCTGGGCTATGGGTTTGGCCAGCTGGCGCTGCGGCTGCTAGAGCAGCTGGGGGCCACCACCAGCGAGAGCCGGGCCGGGTATCTGGTGCACAACTTCATCTGCCACTGGCGCGACCCCCTGCGGCAGAGCCTGCCCGCCTTTGTGCAGGCCTACCAAAGCGGGCTGGCGACGGGCGATCTGGAGTGTGTGGTGCTCAACGCCCAGGCCTATGGCCACTATGCCTATTTTGCTGGGCAGCCCCTGGAGGATTTGGCGGCGGAGATGGCTGCCTATCGCCAGACCCTGCGTCAGCTCAAGCAGGTGTCGCTGAAGTGTTTAGAAATCGTGCAGCAGACGGTGCTCAACCTGCTGGGGGAAGGGGAAAGTCCCTGGTGCTTGAGCGGGTCGGTGTACGAGGCGGAAACGTCGGTGCGGTTTCACCTGGAGCACAGCGATCGCACCTCCCTTTTCCACTACCACTTCAACCAGACGGTGCTCTACTACCTGTTTGGGCAAATTGAGCAGGCGGCCCAGCAGTCCGATCAGGTGGCCACTTATTTGGATGGGGGGCGAGCCCAGTTTTCCTTTGCTCTCTACGCCTTCTATGATGCTCTGATTCAGCTGGCGCTCTGGGATCAGCCCGCTGATCAGGCCGCCGCTGACCAGCCCGTCCGGTGGCAGCGCATTCAGCAGCAGCAGGAAAAGCTGGCCCAGTGGGCCGACTCTGCGCCCAGCAACCACCGCCACCGCTGGCAGCTAGTTGAAGCCGAAATCGCCCGAGTCGAAGGGCGCTATCTAGAGGCAATGGAGGCCTACGATGGGGCGATCGCCACCGCCAAAACCCACGGGTTTATTCAGGATGAAGGGCTGGCGAACGAACTGGCGGCTCGGTTTTACCTGGCCTGGGGGCGAGCCAACCTAGCCCAGCCCTACCTGCGTGCGGCCTACCAGGCCTACGCTCACTGGGGGGCAAAGGCCAAAACTCAACAGCTTGAAGCCCTCTATCCCGAGGCGTTGCAGGCGACGGCGGGGCTGCCCGCGCCGGGGGTGCTCAGCGCCAGCGATGAGATCAGCAGTTGCACTAGCGATACCGCCGCCCTCGATTTGGCCGCTGTGGTTCAGGCGTCCCTGGCCATTTCCCAAGAGCTGCGCCCCGATCAGCTGATCGTCACCCTGATGCAGCTGGTGCTAGAAAATGCCGGGGCCGAACGCGGGGCCTTAGTTTTGCGCCAGGCCGACCAGCTCGTGGTGGTGGCCCATTGCCTCAGCGGCGAAACCTGCCGGGTGGATCTGGTGCCGCTGCAAACCAGCCGCCACCTGCCGGTGAGCCTGATTCACTTTGTCGATCGCACCGCCGCCCCTCTAGTGATCGACGATATGCGCGTCGAGCCGCGCTTTGCCGCCGATCCTTATCTAGTGCAACACTCACCCAAATCGGTGCTGGGGCTGCCGTTAATTCAAAAAAACCAGGCGATGGGCGTGCTCTACCTGGAGAATACTTTGACTACGGGAGCATTCACCCGCGATCGCATCCAGGTGTTAGACATTCTCTGTGCTCAGGCGGCCATTTCCTTCGAAAATGCCAACCTCTACCAAAACCTGGAACTGAGCAACCGAACGCTGCAGCAGTCGCTAGAGAATCTGCAAAAAACCCAAACGCAGCTGATCCAGGCCACCGATAAACTCCAGCACAATGCCCTCTACGACGGCCTCACCAATCTGCCCAATCGCGCCTGCTTCCTTAATCTGCTCAAGCACGCCATTCAGATCAGCGCCCAATACCCTGAGCGCCTCTACGCAGTGCTGTTTATGGATCTCGATCGGTTCAAAAACATCAACGATAGTCTGGGCCATTTGGTCGGCGACGAATTCCTCAAGTTGGCCAGTCAACGGCTGCAACACTGCGTCGGTGCCGCCGTTGTAGCGCGGTTTGGCGGCGACGAATTTGCCATCTTGCTCGAAAATTTGGTGCACCCTGACGATGCCCTGGCGATCGCTCAGCGCATTCAAGACCAGTTTTCGCTGGCCTTTCGGGTGAGCGATTATGAAGTCTTTTCCACCGCCAGCACGGGCATTACCTACAGCACCCTCAACTATCAGGTGGCTACCCACGTGCTGCGCGATGCCGACATTGCCCTTTACCAAGCCAAGGCCAAGGGCAGAAACCAGTACGTGGTGTTTGACCCCGCCATGCAAACCCAGATCACCCAGCGGCTCCAGCTAGAGAGCGACCTGCGACGAGCCATCGAGGCCCAAGAATTTTGCCTCTACTACCAGCCGATTGTTTCCCTAGCTACCGGCCAGGTGCGCGGCTTTGAAGCCCTAGTGCGCTGGCAACACCCCATCCGTGGGCTGATTTCTCCCCTAGAGTTTATTCCGGTGGCCGAAGAAACCGGGCTGATTGGCCCAATCGGCTGGTGGGTGCTCGAAACCGCCTGTCAGCAGCTCATGCATTGGCAGGCGGCCTCCCCTGGGGTGCTACTGACCATGAATGTCAACCTGTCCGCCATGCAGCTAAAGCAGCCTGAACTGATCGAGCGGCTAGAGGTGGTGCTACAGGCCACCCAAATTCCCCGGCAGTGTATCAAACTAGAGATTACCGAAAGCTGCATCCTCGACACCTTCACCTGCGAAGCTCAGTCACTCAAGCGGCTGAAGGCCCTGGGCGTGCGGCTCTGCATCGACGACTTCGGCACGGGCTATTCGTCCCTCAGCCGCCTGCACGAATTTCCCATCGACACCCTCAAAATTGACCGCTCCTTTGTTCAGCGCCTCAGCCCTACCGGACCAGACGCCCAAACTTCCCTAGAGACGGTGCAGATGATTCTCACCCTGGCCCAAAGCCTAAATATAGACGTGGTTGCCGAAGGCATCGAAACCGCCACCGAACTCGACATTCTCAAAGCTCTAGGGTGTGAATCTGGCCAGGGCTATTGGTTTGCCCCACCCCTGGCTACAGCGTCTGCCGCGCAGTGGCTGCACCTGGCAAAGGGAGAATGA